In Ovis aries strain OAR_USU_Benz2616 breed Rambouillet chromosome 13, ARS-UI_Ramb_v3.0, whole genome shotgun sequence, the genomic window CAAGGCCACTCATTTTTTTCTATCTATCTCAAGTCCTGCTTCCTCTAAGAATTCCACTTCCAATCTATGGACTGTGTGACCTCAAGTTCAGGgcttgccctctctgagcttcctgccCCCTTGGGAACTGGGCTGGGATGGAAAAGAGCACATAACTTATGGTTGGGGAAGGTCCATATACCTGTCAGCCTTTCCCTGCAAGTCCCCTTCCCAGTGCTCTTCCCAGTTCTATCCCAAATTCTATGAAGAAAGCCCATCAGCGAGCCTCCCAGAGGGGTTTTGAGGATGCCCTGTGAGGCAAGTCTCAGGCCAGGCCAGCCACTGAACTCATGTTCCCCCAGATCCTAGGGTAGACAATCACTGACTTTTGAAGGCCCCATCCCAAGActtcccaccctttccccttGTAAACACAGAAGAATCTGATGACCCAGCCTTTGAAAAACAAGCATTTGCGTTTATTAACCAAAAGGAGGGAAGTCAGAGCAGTGCAGACTCCTACAAGTCCCTTCTGTAGTCTACCCACCTAGGCCCAAGCTGCCAAGGCCActcttccctgccccaccccagggtGAGTTCCCAGGTAACCAAGGCCCACGGGCTAAAGAAGAGGAAGTCAGCAAAGGCCAGAGgccaaggaaggaagaaagaaacagagctgCTGGGTAGACAGTTCTGGTGAGATCCCTTGGCCCTCCACTCTCAGTGCGGAGGCTTAAGTGCCCCAAATCCAAACCCACAAGCAGGGGACATTCATGTCAAAACCCTACATGTGAGGGCCAGGCAGTGGTCCAAGGTTAAGAGCCAGCTCTCTCCAGGTCAGTCCTTGCCAGATGGGTGCTCTGAGCCTTTGCCTCCACAGCAAGTTCACACAAGGCAGCAGCCTTGGGTCTGCTCCAAGCCAGGGAATGGATGCAGGAAAGGTCAAGAGGCCAACAGCCTAAGATCCCGACTCCAGTGGATACCTAGCCTTCAGCTGCTGGAGACTCCCGCGCCTGCCGCAACCCATACAGCCATTTGATTACGCGGGCGTTGCGCTCTATCACTGACACGCCATAGGGGACACGCTCCCGAGCCCGATCCTCGATGGTGACAGAGCTACGGCGGGAGCAGTCCCCCTCGGAGCTGGCTGGCCCAGCACTGGGCCCCGCCAGCGACACGATGTCTGAGCTGGCCCGCGCTAGGTGGGCCACACCCAATCCCTGTGCCTCCTCCGGGTCCAGGCCACAGAAGTTAAAGAATCGCTCCAGGTCAGCTGCTGCCCGTGAGAAGCGCTCACTCAGGTCCGACTTGGAGCGCTGCAAACCTGGGGGCCTGACTGGGCTAGAGGCAGCGGCAGGGCCTGGCGATGGGCAGGGCTGGACAGGGGACGCCGGCAGGGGCAGGACGTCCACTCGCCGGACTGCAGCAATACTCGGCGGTGGGCGTGGAGGCGTGGCCGGGGGAGGCTGCCTGGCCCCCTCAGCCCATCCAGGGGTACGGCTGGCCTCGGCAGGGGACACAGGACTATCACACAAGTTGATGAGGCTGCTAAGGATGTCCACGTCCAGCTGGGGCCGGCGGCCGGGACCAGGCAGGGCTCGGCGGCTAGGTGTGAGCACGGTGCGGCGAGTTCCAGGGCTGAAGAGG contains:
- the FAM110A gene encoding protein FAM110A — its product is MPVDTLTPGARDTPALPIRLRTKVPGYLLRRPADGGARKPSAVERLEADKAKYVKSLHVANTRQEPVQPLLCKQPLFSPGTRRTVLTPSRRALPGPGRRPQLDVDILSSLINLCDSPVSPAEASRTPGWAEGARQPPPATPPRPPPSIAAVRRVDVLPLPASPVQPCPSPGPAAASSPVRPPGLQRSKSDLSERFSRAAADLERFFNFCGLDPEEAQGLGVAHLARASSDIVSLAGPSAGPASSEGDCSRRSSVTIEDRARERVPYGVSVIERNARVIKWLYGLRQARESPAAEG